In Euphorbia lathyris chromosome 9, ddEupLath1.1, whole genome shotgun sequence, the following are encoded in one genomic region:
- the LOC136207421 gene encoding transcription factor MYB114-like has translation MKQSLGVRKGAWSSEEDDRLRASIAKYGEGQWHRLPLRAGLNRCRKSCRLRWVNYLNPNIKRGHFEEDEADLIMRMHNLLGNRWSLIAGRLPGRTANDVKNCWHTHIKKKISSNEIPTSQITRNNIFRPKPHTLSNKYIFLSDDQNNIQIGDTTGDQRKDSLIFTLPQSANNNESSLWWEMLISDDNDNGDEPEQEMKKSNNNDEPEESIAQQIGRNADNNIKPNYYPEDNIVWTDFCIDDVSLNDLLDAAHDLSM, from the exons ATGAAGCAGAGCTTAGGAGTGAGAAAAGGAGCATGGAGTTCTGAAGAAGATGATCGTCTACGGGCATCCATTGCAAAGTATGGTGAAGGACAATGGCATCGCCTTCCTCTTCGTGCTg GATTGAATAGATGCAGAAAAAGTTGCCGATTGAGATGGGTAAATTATCTGAATCCAAATATAAAAAGAGGACATTTTGAAGAGGATGAAGCTGACTTAATTATGAGGATGCATAATCTCTTAGGTAACAG ATGGTCACTAATTGCCGGCAGATTGCCGGGAAGAACTGCAAACGACGTAAAGAATTGTTGGCACACTCATATTAAGAAGAAAATTTCTTCAAATGAAATTCCAACATCACAAATAACAAGAAACAACATCTTCAGACCAAAACCTCATACTTTATCTAATAAGTACATTTTCTTGTCTGATGATCAAAATAATATTCAGATTGGCGATACAACTGGTGATCAACGTAAAGACTCTCTAATATTTACTTTGCCTCAATCCGCAAATAACAATGAAAGTAGTTTATGGTGGGAAATGTTGATAAGTGATGATAATGATAATGGAGATGAGCCGGAGCAGGAAATGAAAAAGTCAAACAACAATGATGAACCAGAAGAAAGTATTGCACAACAAATTGGAAGAAATGCAGACAACAATATTAAGCCGAATTATTATCCTGAAGATAATATTGTCTGGACTGATTTTTGTATTGATGATGTCAGCCTTAACGATCTTCTTGATGCTGCACATGATTTATCCATGTGA